In Flavobacterium sp. CS20, a single window of DNA contains:
- a CDS encoding RidA family protein — MIGKVIKGKAKPRGKFPHVKRVGDFIYVSGTSSRRPDNTFEGVEVDEMGTTNLDIKKQTRAVLQNIDDILQEEGASLKDVVDITSFLVNMNDFKGYNEVYAQFFDYENGPTRTTVAVHQLPHPHLLIEIKAIAYKK; from the coding sequence ATGATTGGTAAAGTAATTAAAGGCAAGGCTAAACCACGAGGAAAATTCCCACACGTCAAACGGGTTGGTGATTTTATTTACGTCTCTGGCACAAGCTCAAGAAGACCAGATAACACCTTTGAAGGCGTAGAAGTTGACGAGATGGGAACCACCAATTTAGACATCAAAAAACAAACCCGTGCCGTGCTCCAAAACATTGATGACATTTTACAAGAAGAAGGTGCCAGCTTAAAAGATGTGGTTGATATCACGTCGTTTTTAGTTAATATGAACGACTTTAAAGGCTACAACGAAGTTTATGCTCAATTCTTTGATTATGAAAATGGCCCAACAAGAACTACAGTTGCTGTGCATCAATTACCTCATCCGCACTTGCTCATCGAAATAAAAGCTATTGCCTACAAAAAATAA
- the galE gene encoding UDP-glucose 4-epimerase GalE, protein MKILVTGGLGFIASHTVVALLEKNYEVVIIDNLSNTSLDVLEGITRITGKNPDFYQIDIRNKSDLSQFFNERPDIKGIIHFAAFKAVGESVEKPLDYYENNVAALVYLLKESCKINQPKFIFSSSCTVYDQAKTLPITENAPVQKANSPYGNTKQIGEEIILDYINSGADLQAISLRYFNPIGAHPTALIGELPIGVPQNLVPFVTQTAAGKREVLSVFGNDYPTEDGTCIRDYIHVMDLAEIHVIALEKLLDQNHAKSYDVFNVGTGKGNSVLDVIKTFEKVNNLKLNYKIANRRPGDVTTAYADTDKVEKELGWKAKRSMADALKDAWQWEKKQQ, encoded by the coding sequence ATGAAAATATTAGTTACTGGCGGATTAGGTTTTATTGCTTCACATACTGTTGTTGCCTTATTAGAAAAAAACTACGAAGTTGTTATCATTGATAATCTATCAAACACAAGCCTCGATGTTTTAGAAGGCATTACTAGAATTACTGGAAAAAACCCTGATTTTTATCAAATTGACATCAGAAACAAATCAGATTTAAGCCAGTTTTTTAATGAGCGACCTGACATCAAAGGCATCATACATTTTGCCGCATTCAAAGCAGTAGGTGAAAGTGTTGAAAAACCTTTAGATTATTATGAAAATAACGTTGCGGCTTTAGTTTACTTACTCAAAGAAAGCTGTAAAATAAATCAACCTAAATTCATTTTCAGCTCATCGTGTACCGTTTATGACCAAGCCAAAACACTTCCTATTACCGAAAATGCACCAGTTCAAAAAGCCAATTCGCCTTACGGCAATACCAAACAAATCGGCGAAGAAATCATTCTAGATTACATCAACAGCGGTGCTGATTTACAAGCCATTTCTTTGCGGTATTTTAATCCTATTGGTGCACATCCAACTGCATTAATCGGTGAATTACCCATTGGTGTTCCACAAAATTTAGTACCTTTCGTCACACAAACCGCAGCTGGAAAAAGAGAAGTTTTATCAGTCTTTGGCAATGATTATCCTACTGAAGATGGCACGTGTATCCGCGATTATATTCATGTTATGGATTTAGCTGAAATTCACGTAATTGCTTTAGAAAAACTGTTAGACCAAAATCATGCTAAAAGTTATGATGTCTTTAACGTTGGCACAGGTAAAGGAAATTCTGTTTTAGATGTTATCAAAACCTTTGAAAAAGTCAATAACCTAAAACTCAACTACAAAATAGCTAATCGAAGACCTGGAGATGTTACCACAGCTTATGCTGATACCGATAAAGTAGAAAAAGAATTAGGCTGGAAAGCCAAACGCAGTATGGCTGACGCCCTCAAAGATGCTTGGCAATGGGAAAAGAAACAACAGTAA
- a CDS encoding TrkA family potassium uptake protein, with product MKSLRFKIILAMALMIIILLAGVIGFKNVMDLSWIDAFYMTAITITTVGYREVVLPNDDAKVFIIILILSSVIILGFVVSVATEYFISFSSLSDLQLKRKLKKIKKMENHTIVCGFGRNGQQAAQKLMEYQDAFLVIDKNLDLLEQSGLKSEQFLVGNANEDEVLISAGIEKAANLITALPNDAENLFIVLSARQLNKDLRIISRASEETSYRKLKLAGADNVILPDKIGGQHMASLIVSPDLLEFWDNLSYGDSKSVNLEQVSYEQLFSHGKSCTILELDLRQRTGCTIIGFKSSDGEYIVNPNPNIKLTPNSKIIVIGNASQIKRLQEIYSI from the coding sequence ATGAAATCATTGAGATTTAAAATCATACTGGCTATGGCATTGATGATCATCATCTTGCTTGCTGGAGTTATTGGTTTTAAGAATGTTATGGATTTGTCTTGGATAGATGCTTTCTATATGACAGCCATCACCATAACGACGGTTGGATATAGAGAAGTAGTTTTGCCAAACGATGATGCTAAGGTTTTTATTATCATTTTGATATTGTCAAGCGTTATCATTTTAGGTTTTGTCGTATCTGTAGCCACAGAGTATTTTATTTCTTTCAGCTCTTTGAGCGATTTGCAACTCAAAAGAAAACTCAAAAAAATTAAAAAAATGGAAAATCATACAATTGTTTGTGGTTTTGGGCGAAACGGTCAGCAAGCCGCTCAAAAACTTATGGAATACCAAGATGCATTTTTAGTTATTGATAAAAATTTAGACTTATTAGAGCAAAGTGGTTTAAAATCAGAGCAATTTTTGGTTGGTAATGCCAATGAAGATGAAGTTTTAATATCAGCTGGAATAGAAAAGGCTGCTAATCTTATTACCGCTCTGCCCAACGATGCTGAAAATCTTTTTATTGTTTTAAGTGCTCGACAGCTAAATAAAGATTTAAGAATTATTTCTAGAGCAAGTGAAGAAACCAGTTACAGAAAACTTAAACTCGCTGGTGCAGACAATGTTATATTGCCTGATAAAATCGGAGGGCAACATATGGCATCACTTATTGTTAGTCCAGATTTATTAGAATTTTGGGATAATTTAAGTTACGGCGATAGCAAAAGTGTAAACCTTGAGCAAGTATCATATGAACAATTGTTTAGCCATGGGAAAAGTTGCACAATTCTAGAATTAGACCTCAGACAACGCACAGGATGTACCATCATAGGTTTTAAATCTTCTGATGGCGAATATATTGTCAATCCAAATCCAAATATCAAACTTACACCAAATTCTAAAATCATAGTCATTGGCAATGCAAGCCAAATAAAAAGACTTCAAGAGATTTATTCTATTTAA
- a CDS encoding ClpP family protease, with protein sequence MTKKTAKVQDLIDMKFLETRKVFLNGQVDGKSAKYIIDRLMYLDLESHDPIQLFINSPGGFVTDGFAIYDTIKSLKSPVHTICSGLATSMGSILLSVGEKGHRYIQPHAKVMIHQPLGGAQGQASNIEIQAKEILKTKELSAKILAENCGQSFDKVMKDFSRDYWMDAQESLDYGIVDQVMK encoded by the coding sequence ATGACGAAGAAAACGGCAAAGGTTCAAGACCTAATCGATATGAAATTTTTAGAAACGCGTAAAGTGTTTCTCAACGGGCAAGTTGATGGCAAAAGTGCCAAATACATCATTGATCGTTTGATGTATTTAGACTTAGAAAGTCACGACCCTATTCAACTTTTCATCAATAGCCCAGGTGGCTTCGTAACCGATGGGTTTGCTATTTACGATACTATAAAAAGCTTAAAAAGCCCAGTCCATACCATTTGTTCAGGCTTAGCGACTTCTATGGGTTCTATTTTATTGTCTGTTGGCGAAAAAGGACATCGCTACATTCAGCCTCACGCCAAAGTGATGATTCACCAACCGCTCGGCGGTGCTCAAGGTCAAGCTTCAAATATTGAGATTCAAGCCAAAGAAATTTTGAAAACCAAAGAACTCAGTGCAAAAATTCTCGCTGAAAATTGCGGTCAATCCTTTGACAAAGTGATGAAAGATTTCAGCAGAGATTATTGGATGGATGCACAAGAATCTTTAGATTACGGTATTGTTGACCAAGTGATGAAGTAA
- a CDS encoding DUF2490 domain-containing protein: MLKPIGVCLFFVLFSFKLSAQQKNVETQNLLWTRYLLNFHVSEKWTPFFDVEERMYMFPFRQHHFLPSIGANYKLSDNVSFTVAMMYFELTLPQNPNADFTESQQELRPQVAVNYRHKLDSKFSFLSRLKLEWRYKKPPDDSSYNFTNYRLRMRLGLAYNINEKFTANLLEEIHINIGDKIVRNVFDQNRLSAGLNYKINDKFQIETGYMNWFQQKSTGDDFYSRNIVYFTLRHNLKFY, from the coding sequence ATGCTTAAACCAATTGGAGTTTGCTTATTTTTCGTATTATTCAGTTTTAAACTTTCGGCACAACAAAAAAATGTAGAAACACAAAACTTATTGTGGACACGGTATTTATTGAATTTTCATGTGAGTGAAAAATGGACGCCTTTTTTTGATGTTGAAGAACGTATGTATATGTTTCCATTTAGGCAACATCATTTTTTACCGAGTATTGGAGCTAATTACAAGCTGAGTGATAATGTTTCATTTACCGTCGCAATGATGTATTTTGAATTGACCTTACCACAAAATCCTAATGCCGATTTCACAGAAAGTCAACAAGAACTAAGACCACAAGTCGCTGTGAATTACAGGCATAAACTTGACAGTAAATTTAGCTTTCTAAGTCGTTTGAAGTTGGAATGGCGATACAAAAAACCGCCCGATGATAGCTCTTACAACTTTACGAACTACAGACTTAGAATGCGTTTAGGCTTGGCTTACAACATCAATGAAAAATTTACCGCTAATCTTTTAGAAGAAATACATATCAATATTGGAGACAAGATCGTGCGTAATGTATTTGATCAAAACCGACTTTCTGCTGGTTTAAATTATAAAATAAATGACAAATTTCAAATCGAAACAGGCTATATGAATTGGTTTCAACAAAAGTCAACAGGCGATGACTTCTATAGCAGAAATATTGTGTATTTTACCCTGAGACATAATTTGAAGTTTTATTAA
- a CDS encoding thioredoxin family protein translates to MSLTPSNIVELGTKAPGFSLLNVKNNQIVSLSEIRGKHGTVVMFLCNHCPYVKHVNEELVRLANDYKVTGFGFVAISSNDVEKYPEDHPDKMAELAETEKYPFPYLYDETQEVAKAYNAACTPDFYVFDENLELFYHGQLDDSRPKNGFPLTGRSLREALDALLNNREAPKVQKPSMGCNIKWKLDNYEN, encoded by the coding sequence ATGTCATTAACACCTTCAAATATAGTAGAATTAGGTACAAAAGCACCTGGCTTTAGTTTGCTGAATGTAAAAAATAATCAGATTGTAAGCTTGTCTGAAATTAGAGGGAAACACGGCACAGTTGTTATGTTTCTTTGTAATCATTGTCCGTATGTGAAACACGTTAATGAAGAGTTGGTGAGATTGGCTAACGATTATAAAGTTACAGGATTTGGTTTTGTAGCTATTTCAAGTAATGATGTTGAAAAATACCCTGAAGATCATCCTGATAAAATGGCAGAATTAGCCGAAACAGAAAAATATCCTTTTCCTTATTTATATGACGAAACTCAAGAAGTTGCCAAGGCTTATAATGCTGCTTGTACGCCAGATTTTTATGTGTTTGATGAAAATTTAGAGCTGTTCTACCATGGACAATTAGACGACTCTCGACCAAAAAATGGTTTCCCCCTGACAGGAAGAAGTCTAAGAGAAGCTTTAGATGCATTGCTCAACAACAGAGAAGCTCCAAAAGTTCAAAAACCGAGTATGGGTTGTAATATTAAGTGGAAATTGGATAATTATGAAAATTAA
- a CDS encoding GNAT family N-acetyltransferase yields MNTEIYQVDVQSIIPIRHQVLRKGKPLSTCHFQGDNLSDTFHFATYFNDEIAGCVSLMLKSNTKIEDDQSYQLRGMAVLENHQNKEIGKHLLKHSEQFLGSKGIKTIWCNVRIKAKPFYSKNGYKTIGKTFEIPDVGPHILMYKALVDA; encoded by the coding sequence TTGAATACTGAAATTTATCAGGTGGATGTCCAATCTATTATACCGATTAGACATCAAGTGTTAAGAAAAGGCAAACCCTTATCTACTTGTCATTTTCAAGGTGATAATTTATCTGATACTTTTCATTTTGCAACTTACTTCAATGATGAAATTGCAGGCTGTGTAAGTTTGATGTTAAAGTCAAATACTAAAATTGAAGATGATCAGAGCTACCAACTTCGCGGAATGGCCGTTTTAGAAAATCATCAAAACAAAGAGATTGGTAAACATCTTTTAAAACATTCTGAACAATTTTTAGGTTCAAAAGGAATAAAAACCATCTGGTGTAACGTTAGAATAAAAGCTAAACCTTTTTACAGCAAAAACGGCTATAAAACAATAGGCAAAACCTTTGAAATTCCTGATGTAGGTCCACATATTTTAATGTATAAAGCACTCGTTGATGCGTAG
- a CDS encoding M15 family metallopeptidase yields MRRIDFIKLNVLAGFGWSVLPIQDLIKNPSQAFLTGKHNPYLNTSKIMHKTAYQPFVEMHEAALKEGIDIQIASGFRSFNRQLQIWNKKYKQYQKQNLSDKDIIKQIITYSTIPGTSRHHWGTDIDIVDANVEKPNGDLLLDQNYHGNGVYCKLHEWMQTHAHKFGFYLVYTNNYHRTGFKYEPWHYSYKPLSKDYLKAYLKLNPNNLFVDIDIQGKAFLDKNCLMSYFETHLQGINPLLLP; encoded by the coding sequence ATGCGTAGGATTGATTTTATAAAACTCAATGTTTTAGCAGGTTTTGGGTGGAGTGTTTTGCCTATTCAAGATTTAATTAAAAATCCAAGTCAAGCTTTTTTAACAGGAAAACATAATCCTTACCTCAACACCTCAAAAATTATGCACAAAACAGCATATCAGCCATTTGTTGAAATGCACGAAGCAGCATTAAAAGAAGGTATTGACATACAAATTGCTTCTGGTTTTAGAAGTTTTAATCGGCAATTACAAATCTGGAATAAAAAATACAAACAATATCAAAAGCAAAATTTATCTGACAAAGACATTATAAAACAAATCATCACCTACTCCACTATTCCAGGCACGTCTCGCCATCATTGGGGAACCGATATAGATATTGTTGATGCCAATGTTGAAAAACCAAATGGCGATTTACTTTTAGACCAAAATTATCACGGCAACGGCGTTTATTGTAAACTTCACGAATGGATGCAAACTCATGCCCACAAATTTGGGTTTTATTTAGTTTACACCAATAATTATCATCGCACAGGTTTTAAATACGAACCTTGGCACTATTCTTATAAGCCTTTGTCAAAAGATTATCTCAAGGCTTATTTAAAATTAAATCCTAATAATTTATTTGTTGATATTGATATTCAAGGCAAAGCATTTTTAGATAAAAACTGCCTAATGTCATATTTTGAAACACATCTGCAAGGAATCAATCCACTACTTCTGCCATAA
- a CDS encoding DUF3810 domain-containing protein: MGFKHQLFKHIKTFSKLTIWQKSRLVWSIFLPVQLFLIYSIKPYPEAIEMYYSNGIYISISTFFQHLFSHLPFSFGDIFYIILIAFIIKYLVGVFKRKFKLKKSDFYKIVSFISIIYFWFHISWGLNYYRLPLHKQLGVKSDYNTEELISFTEKLLVKANAIHHKLVANDTLPVHFEQSENEYEKMAFENFKRTQFQDQYVEVRSIKPSLLSLPLSYMGFGGYLNPFTHEAQYNDRVPKYKFPTLIAHEMGHQLGYAKENEYNFVSCYVNMHSTNEKIRYAGFTYALKFCLNEVYWRSPEDFERLKAEVNPGILKNYKETQIFWESFKNPLEPVFKNVYGNFLKVNNQPQGIQSYNYVVALLVNYFSKNSLP, encoded by the coding sequence ATGGGTTTTAAACATCAACTTTTTAAACACATCAAAACCTTTTCAAAATTAACTATTTGGCAGAAATCTAGATTAGTTTGGTCTATTTTTTTACCAGTTCAACTTTTTTTAATTTATAGTATTAAACCATATCCTGAAGCCATCGAAATGTATTATTCGAATGGAATTTATATTTCAATTTCTACTTTTTTTCAACATCTGTTTAGTCATCTTCCCTTTTCTTTTGGTGATATTTTTTATATTATCTTAATTGCTTTTATAATAAAATATCTTGTGGGCGTTTTTAAAAGAAAATTCAAGCTCAAAAAATCTGATTTTTATAAAATTGTCTCGTTTATTTCTATCATTTATTTTTGGTTTCATATCTCTTGGGGTTTAAATTATTACCGCTTGCCACTTCATAAACAGTTAGGGGTTAAAAGTGATTACAACACTGAAGAGCTTATTAGTTTTACTGAAAAATTGCTGGTAAAAGCTAACGCTATTCATCACAAACTCGTTGCAAATGATACTCTACCAGTGCATTTTGAACAATCAGAAAATGAATATGAGAAAATGGCGTTTGAAAATTTTAAACGAACACAATTTCAAGATCAATATGTGGAAGTCCGAAGCATAAAACCATCATTGCTCAGTTTGCCTTTAAGTTATATGGGTTTTGGCGGTTACCTCAATCCTTTTACGCACGAAGCACAATATAATGATAGAGTTCCGAAATATAAATTTCCTACTTTGATTGCTCACGAAATGGGACATCAATTGGGTTATGCCAAAGAAAACGAGTACAATTTTGTGTCCTGTTATGTGAATATGCATAGCACAAATGAAAAAATTCGTTACGCTGGTTTTACTTATGCATTAAAGTTTTGCCTAAACGAAGTATATTGGCGTTCACCCGAAGATTTTGAACGTTTGAAAGCCGAAGTTAATCCAGGTATTTTAAAAAATTATAAAGAGACTCAAATCTTTTGGGAAAGCTTTAAAAATCCTTTAGAGCCGGTTTTTAAAAATGTGTATGGTAATTTCTTAAAAGTTAATAACCAACCCCAAGGCATTCAAAGTTATAATTATGTTGTAGCTTTATTGGTCAACTATTTTTCAAAAAATTCTTTACCTTAG
- a CDS encoding glycoside hydrolase family 97 protein, whose amino-acid sequence MSLISCQNNNNPKIINLKSPAKTNTIFFDLTENGLPQYWVKHNDKLIIDKSNLGFDFKNKNVFTEPFSIKNTVENTVDEEWEMPWGEQRLVKNHYNQLKVEIENSSKQKLNLYFRAYDDGIAFRYEIPQQDGLKSLIIKDENTEFQLTGNHTAWWIPGDWDIYEHLYSTSKLSEINAKSYANDDNLAQTHIPENAVNTPVTMRMEDGTHLSFHEANLTDYAGMTLKVDTTTYKLTSELVGSDRTNYKVYRNLPIQTPWRTIQIADEAKDLIDSRLIVNLNEPNKLGDVNWFTPQKYVGIWWEMHVGKATWDYGMTMNKNGQWVDTGQAHGKHGATTENTKRYIDFVAKNNIKGVLIEGWNTGWERWIGFQDREGVFDFVTPYPDYDIQELSDYAKSKGVELIMHHETSARPRTYEKQLDKAFQLMNDMGMHTVKTGYVGKIIPKGEYHHGQWMVNHYRKVVETATKYKVAINAHEPIKATGIRRTYPNAVSREGLRGQEFNAWASDGGNPPEHLPIVAFTRMLAGPIDFTPGIFDIKLPTKPDNQINTTLAQQLALYVVIYSPIQMVADLPENYKNQPAFQFIRDVGVDWEQSITLNGEVGDYVTIARQERETGNWFVGGITDENAREITINFDFLEDGKTYKATFYQDAESAHYKNNPTAISIKSAEINKGMTKTIQLKEGGGFAISLIQKGISD is encoded by the coding sequence ATGAGTTTGATATCTTGTCAAAATAATAACAACCCAAAAATTATTAACCTCAAATCACCTGCTAAAACTAATACAATCTTTTTTGATTTAACTGAAAATGGACTTCCTCAATATTGGGTAAAACACAACGACAAACTTATTATTGACAAATCTAATTTAGGTTTTGATTTTAAAAATAAAAACGTGTTTACAGAGCCTTTTTCTATTAAAAATACGGTTGAAAATACCGTTGATGAAGAATGGGAAATGCCTTGGGGCGAACAACGACTGGTCAAAAATCATTACAACCAACTCAAAGTTGAAATAGAAAATTCTTCTAAACAAAAACTCAACTTATACTTTAGAGCCTATGATGATGGTATTGCTTTTCGCTATGAAATTCCTCAACAAGACGGATTAAAAAGCCTTATCATAAAAGATGAAAACACAGAATTTCAACTCACAGGCAATCATACTGCTTGGTGGATTCCAGGTGATTGGGACATCTATGAACATCTTTACAGCACATCAAAACTATCTGAAATTAACGCTAAATCTTATGCCAATGATGACAATTTAGCTCAAACTCATATTCCAGAAAACGCGGTCAATACTCCTGTAACAATGCGTATGGAAGATGGCACTCACCTGAGTTTTCACGAAGCTAATTTAACTGATTACGCAGGAATGACCCTAAAAGTTGACACTACAACTTATAAATTGACAAGCGAACTTGTTGGTTCAGACCGAACCAACTATAAAGTTTACAGAAACTTACCGATACAAACGCCTTGGCGAACAATTCAAATTGCTGATGAAGCTAAAGACTTAATAGACTCACGCTTGATTGTCAATCTCAATGAACCAAACAAACTTGGCGATGTCAACTGGTTTACACCTCAAAAATACGTCGGTATTTGGTGGGAAATGCACGTTGGCAAAGCTACTTGGGATTATGGAATGACGATGAACAAAAACGGACAATGGGTTGATACTGGACAAGCTCACGGCAAACACGGTGCAACCACAGAAAACACCAAACGCTATATCGATTTTGTCGCAAAAAACAACATCAAAGGCGTTCTAATTGAAGGTTGGAATACTGGCTGGGAACGCTGGATTGGCTTTCAAGACCGTGAAGGGGTTTTTGATTTTGTAACTCCATATCCTGATTATGACATCCAAGAGCTTTCAGATTATGCCAAAAGTAAAGGTGTAGAACTCATCATGCATCACGAAACTTCCGCAAGACCAAGAACTTATGAAAAACAATTAGACAAGGCATTTCAGTTGATGAATGATATGGGAATGCATACCGTCAAAACAGGTTATGTTGGAAAAATTATTCCCAAAGGCGAATATCACCACGGTCAATGGATGGTTAATCATTATCGAAAAGTTGTAGAAACCGCGACCAAATACAAAGTGGCTATCAATGCTCACGAACCTATCAAAGCTACTGGCATCAGAAGAACTTACCCCAATGCGGTTTCTCGGGAAGGACTTCGTGGTCAAGAATTTAACGCTTGGGCTTCAGATGGCGGTAATCCACCAGAACATTTGCCTATTGTAGCCTTTACCAGAATGTTGGCTGGTCCTATTGATTTTACACCAGGTATTTTTGATATCAAATTGCCTACAAAACCAGACAATCAAATCAATACTACATTGGCTCAGCAATTGGCACTATATGTTGTCATTTACAGCCCGATTCAAATGGTCGCTGATCTGCCTGAAAATTATAAAAATCAACCTGCTTTTCAATTCATAAGAGATGTTGGCGTTGATTGGGAACAAAGCATAACCCTAAATGGCGAAGTCGGTGATTATGTCACCATTGCACGTCAAGAACGTGAAACAGGCAATTGGTTTGTTGGCGGAATTACCGATGAAAATGCCAGAGAAATCACTATTAATTTTGATTTTTTAGAAGACGGGAAAACTTACAAAGCGACATTTTATCAAGATGCTGAAAGTGCACATTATAAAAATAACCCTACTGCCATTTCAATAAAATCAGCTGAGATTAATAAAGGAATGACAAAAACCATACAGCTCAAAGAAGGTGGCGGATTTGCAATAAGTTTAATACAAAAAGGAATATCAGATTAA
- a CDS encoding PspC domain-containing protein, with translation MNNQPYIHRLRFFLERRGFYVSSRLADRLGMKAKSVRLFFIYASFATFGFGFVLYLTLAFWLKLKDLVYTKRSSVFDL, from the coding sequence ATGAATAATCAACCATATATTCACCGTTTGCGATTTTTTTTAGAACGCCGAGGATTTTACGTCAGTTCTCGTTTAGCAGACCGTTTAGGGATGAAAGCTAAATCGGTAAGACTGTTTTTTATTTATGCTTCATTTGCCACCTTTGGTTTTGGATTTGTGCTATATTTGACCTTGGCTTTTTGGCTCAAACTAAAAGACTTGGTTTACACCAAACGCAGTTCAGTTTTTGATTTGTAA